The following are encoded in a window of Nibricoccus aquaticus genomic DNA:
- a CDS encoding tetratricopeptide repeat protein, with protein sequence MRAFVLCLFVLALLLSRLPGAPIGRILPNVVCAADPAQSYALYVPSAYVAERKWPVIFCFDPSARGLIPVERLKGAAEKYGYILVGSLTSKNGPYAANAQAAGAMMRDVGAHLSLDPQRLYTAGMSGGARVATSIAMSGVAKGVIACGAGFPKLEEGIPRRVPFVFYGIVGVEDFNLAEFRRLAGELEEREAVHHISVFEGGHVWAPEQELTGAVEWLELQAMRGGKKPVDVVFVRAMLEARADALGKLTGVEQWRGLRALAADFDGVAEVGDFKKRAAALGSSKDVKSALKAEKDFFFREQRLAEEIGELVPLSTARKQRFAAKLRQRMDVAGNAGERQMIRRAIAGYCSMARVTYRDWMDQREYRQAAAAMEMFVALQPDHARGWFDLARAYAAGGDEKGAVEALERSAQAGFDDPARVEKELVFSRLSENERFQAALSRITSNKSEPTTQLPAMRVSAVLASVELRLFYQARTDGDSSLVAFLKVVSVRRGSAAARAGVTAGMEVMGIQQIRVSGLTEGELNNALAQSVRGEILLTVRDDAGDSERTLRIPITKSDGSPTSGTADAHE encoded by the coding sequence ATGCGCGCATTTGTTTTATGCCTGTTTGTTTTAGCCCTGCTGCTGTCGCGACTGCCGGGTGCGCCGATCGGACGCATCCTGCCGAATGTCGTGTGTGCGGCCGATCCGGCGCAAAGCTACGCGCTGTACGTGCCGTCTGCGTATGTGGCGGAAAGGAAGTGGCCGGTGATTTTTTGCTTCGACCCGTCGGCGCGTGGATTGATTCCTGTGGAGCGATTGAAAGGTGCGGCGGAGAAATACGGCTACATCCTGGTCGGCTCACTCACCTCTAAAAACGGGCCATACGCCGCCAACGCCCAAGCGGCCGGGGCGATGATGCGCGATGTGGGGGCGCATCTCTCGCTGGACCCGCAGCGCCTTTATACGGCAGGCATGTCGGGCGGCGCGCGTGTGGCGACGAGCATCGCGATGTCGGGTGTCGCAAAGGGAGTGATCGCGTGTGGCGCGGGTTTTCCAAAGTTGGAAGAGGGGATTCCGCGGCGCGTACCATTCGTCTTTTATGGGATTGTGGGGGTGGAGGATTTCAATCTCGCGGAGTTCCGGCGTCTGGCGGGTGAACTGGAAGAGCGGGAGGCGGTGCATCACATTTCTGTGTTTGAGGGCGGGCACGTCTGGGCTCCTGAGCAGGAGCTGACTGGAGCGGTTGAGTGGCTGGAGTTGCAAGCGATGCGGGGCGGGAAAAAGCCGGTCGATGTTGTGTTCGTTCGTGCGATGCTGGAGGCGCGAGCCGACGCGTTGGGGAAACTTACCGGCGTTGAACAGTGGCGCGGGTTGCGCGCGCTGGCCGCGGACTTCGACGGAGTTGCGGAGGTTGGTGATTTCAAGAAGCGGGCCGCAGCGCTGGGTTCGTCCAAAGACGTGAAGTCTGCGTTGAAGGCGGAGAAAGATTTTTTCTTTCGCGAGCAGCGGCTGGCGGAGGAGATCGGCGAATTGGTACCACTGAGCACTGCGCGAAAGCAGCGGTTTGCGGCCAAGCTGCGCCAGCGTATGGACGTCGCGGGCAATGCGGGGGAGCGGCAGATGATCAGGCGGGCGATCGCGGGCTATTGCTCGATGGCGCGTGTGACGTATCGCGACTGGATGGATCAGCGCGAATATCGCCAGGCGGCAGCTGCCATGGAGATGTTCGTCGCACTTCAGCCGGATCATGCGCGAGGCTGGTTCGATCTGGCGCGCGCCTATGCGGCGGGGGGCGATGAAAAAGGCGCGGTCGAAGCGTTGGAGCGTTCGGCTCAGGCGGGCTTTGACGATCCTGCGCGCGTGGAAAAGGAGCTGGTGTTCAGCCGGCTTTCAGAGAATGAGCGGTTTCAGGCAGCGCTCTCAAGGATCACGTCGAACAAAAGCGAGCCGACGACCCAGCTCCCGGCGATGCGCGTGTCGGCCGTGCTCGCCAGTGTGGAATTGAGGTTGTTCTACCAAGCGAGGACCGACGGCGATTCCTCGCTGGTGGCTTTTCTCAAGGTGGTGAGCGTGCGCCGCGGATCGGCGGCGGCGCGGGCCGGAGTCACCGCCGGTATGGAGGTGATGGGCATTCAGCAGATCCGGGTGAGCGGGCTTACCGAAGGAGAATTGAACAACGCACTCGCGCAATCGGTGAGGGGCGAAATTCTTCTGACGGTGCGTGACGACGCCGGAGATTCCGAGCGGACGCTGCGCATACCCATCACGAAATCGGATGGCTCTCCGACATCCGGTACTGCCGACGCACACGAGTGA